In Salmo trutta chromosome 37, fSalTru1.1, whole genome shotgun sequence, the following proteins share a genomic window:
- the LOC115176426 gene encoding mucin-20-like, giving the protein MATVQGLQTPNKCQHTINITFRTETCRLLTSGQHTINTTFRTETCRLLTSGQHTINTTFRTETCRLLTSGQHTINTTFRTETCRLLTSGQHTINTTFRTETCRLLTSGQHTINTTFRTETCRLLTSGQHTINTTFRTETCRLLTSGPHTINTTFRTETCRLLTSGQHTINTTFRTETCRLLTSGPHTIITTFRTETCRLLTSGQHTINTTFRTETCRLLTSGQHTINTTFRTETCRLLTSGQHTINTTFRTETCRLLTSGQHTINTTFRTETGRLLTSGQHTINTTFRTETCRLLTSGQHTINTTFRTETCRLLTSGQHTINTTFRTETCQTPN; this is encoded by the exons ATGGCCACC GTTCAGGGCCTGCAGACTCCTAACAAGTGTCAACATACTATCAACATAACATTTAGGACAGAGACCTGCAGACTACTAACTAGTGGTCAACATACTATCAACACAACATTTAGGACAGAGACCTGCAGACTCCTAACTAGTGGTCAACATACTATCAACACAACATTTAGGACAGAGACCTGCAGACTCCTAACTAGTGGTCAACATACTATCAACACAACATTTAGGACAGAGACCTGCAGACTCCTAACTAGTGGTCAACATACTATCAACACAACATTTAGGACAGAGACCTGCAGACTCCTAACTAGTGGTCAAC ATACTATCAACACAACATTTAGGACAGAGACCTGCAGACTCCTAACTAGTGGTCAACATACTATCAACACAACATTTAGGACAGAGACCTGCAGACTCCTAACTAGTGGTCCACATACTATCAACACAACATTTAGGACAGAGACCTGCAGACTCCTAACTAGTGGTCAACATACTATCAACACAACATTTAGGACAGAGACCTGCAGACTCCTAACTAGTGGTCCACATACTATCATCACAACATTTAGGACAGAGACCTGCAGACTCCTAACTAGTGGTCAACATACTATCAACACAACATTTAGGACAGAGACCTGCAGACTCCTAACTAGTGGTCAACATACTATCAACACAACATTTAGGACAGAGACCTGCAGACTCCTAACTAGTGGTCAACATACTATCAACACAACATTTAGGACAGAGACCTGCAGACTCCTAACTAGTGGTCAACATACTATCAACACAACATTTAGGACAGAGACCGGCAGACTCCTAACTAGTGGTCAACATACTATCAACACAACATTTAGGACAGAGACCTGCAGACTCCTAACTAGTGGTCAACATACTATCAACACAACATTTAGGACAGAGACCTGCAGACTCCTAACTAGTGGTCAACATACTATCAACACAACATTTAGGACAGAGACCTGCCAGACTCCTAACTAG